A region of Pelodiscus sinensis isolate JC-2024 unplaced genomic scaffold, ASM4963464v1 ctg87, whole genome shotgun sequence DNA encodes the following proteins:
- the CLIC1 gene encoding chloride intracellular channel protein 1 — protein sequence MAEEQPQVELFVKAGSDGAKIGNCPFSQRLFMVLWLKGVTFNVTTVDTKRRTETVQKLCPGGQLPFLMYGNEVRTDTNKIEEFLEEVLCPPKYPRLAARNPESNTAGLDVFAKFSAYIKNSNPAQDPALEKGLLKALKVLDNYLMAPLPEEVDETSAEDESRSQRKFLDGDELTLADCNLLPKLHIVQVVCKKYRGFTIPAELQGVQRYLRNAYDREEFASTCPDAEEIELAYEQVAKALK from the exons ATGGCGGAGGAACAGCCGCAGGTGGAGCTATTCGTCAAG GCTGGCAGCGACGGGGCCAAGATCGGGaactgccccttctcccagcggCTCTTCATGGTGCTCTGGCTCAAAGGGGTCACCTTCAACGTCACCACGGTGGACACCAAACG GAGGACTGAGACGGTTCAGAAGCTGTGCCCAGGCGGGCAGCTCCCGTTCCTGATGTACGGGAACGAGGTTCGTACCGACACCAACAAGATCGAGGAGTTCCTGGAGGAGGTGCTGTGCCCGCCCAA gtACCCCAGGTTGGCCGCCCGCAACCCCGAGTCCAACACGGCCGGGCTGGACGTTTTCGCCAAGTTCTCCGCCTACATCAAGAACTCGAACCCGGCCCAGGACCCCG CgctggagaaggggctgctgaaggCGCTGAAGGTGCTGGACAATTACCTGATGGCGCCGCTGCCGGAGGAGGTGGACGAGACGAGCGCCGAGGACGAGAGCCGCTCCCAGCGCAAGTTCCTGGACGGGGACGAGCTGACGCTGGCCGACTGCAACCTGCTGCCCAAGCTGCACATCGTGCAG gtggtgtgTAAGAAGTACCGGGGCTTCACGATCCCGGCGGAGCTGCAGGGGGTGCAGCGGTACCTGCGAAACGCCTACGACCGCGAGGAGTTCGCCAGCACCTGCCCCGACGCCGAGGAGATCGAGCTGGCCTACGAGCAGGTGGCCAAAGCCCTGAAATAG